CAAACaagaagaatttttaaaatatgaaaaagaactttcaaaaaaaattattaaatattcaattgAAAAGATACTTTCTGATAATGGACTTTTTAATCAAGAatcaaaagaatttttttacaatggtaatattaatgaaatgatttgttttatttataataattctaTTGACTGGAACAATTATCAAGATAGAATTTCAAAGATGAAAGCATGTAAGATGATTACTGAAGTTATTGGTTATGATATATCTTCAATTCATACAACAATTATAGATAAGTTGTTAATACAAAATACAATAACACAAATTAATGATCCTGATGCCACTATTAATATATCTGATGAGGTATTATCTATAAACCAAGAAGTAAGCAATAGATTTGAATGTGATATTTGGTATGATGATGTAAATGTCAGTCAAATAGTTTATATCTTGAGTGCTGGAAActataataatatgataaaaaaaatgtttagcatattaaataaagatcCAAAAATTTTACCAGGTGGTATAATTACATACATAAGAGTTTTAATATGTATTTGTCGTATGTATCCACGTGatggaaaaaaatatgaatgtTTTAAAGCTAAAAAATCTCAAGTTCTTACTGTTCTTAAAGGATCTTACTACTATCATATGTTATCCTCAATTAAtgtaaattgtaaaattactgatcttattaatgataaaaaaatgttagaaATTCTAAAACAACTTCAAAATTGTCCAGTTCATAGTATGGAAAGagattttgttattttaaatataattagagattatcttaaaaaatctCCAGAATATCCTACATATATGAAGACATACATTCCACGTATGATAATGGGACGTCAATTTTTCATGgtaaattgtattttaagTGATACTTATTCTCCTATAACTTCTGATCACATGGGAAGTAATATTCTTCAATTTGTTCTTAAAACTATAGAAggaatattaaaacaaaatgttAACAATAATGATATCATTGAAGATATGCTTCGATTTTTGATGAAACATTCTATATCTTTTGGATATTCAAGACCACCACGTGAAACAGGACTATTTTCTAGTGGTAATGATATGTCAAAAATTGCTCATTATATCCTTAATCCTACTggaaattaacttttttttatgtattgtactttattatgtatattttaaattgtattatattgtattttatctttaatcactatttaaaaaataaataattgtaattatttttttaaataatatgaaatatactttatttatttaaacgttatgaaatttctatttataatattttgatataaataaataaaaattagtctattatttaattataaatgttacttttgataactttttttgtGTAAAATTTGGTTTCTATATGTATATTACCACTTTTTTGTAgcctaattttaaaaagtaaaactttttttacctttattATTTGTCACAACTTTtgcataaaaaaatatatttaacaaaaaatgtttttttttattaatttgattaactaaataaaacatacaataaatttgtatttaatcattataaaataacttgattttttattttaagtacataaaaaattttattacaaaaattgaaCGAAGGTTCAAAATTATTCAGTCatcaataattaaattatttttgttaaaatgttTGTTTATTCTCacaaaaatgaaatatttattttacatcaCATTATTTTGTACTTATTATACTTATCAAAGTAATACATAAGGATATTTGCATTGAAAATATTCACTTAAtgtaattcttttatttcatttttttaaaaattaaaaaaaaatatcaaaaacaaaaattaacacataataataaatttatttacaaaaattagttcagaacataaaaaaaatagtccttttaatttcttttttcagcatcaataataaaatcatatGCTTGTTCCTTAGTTACTGGATCAATGTGAGAAACACGATTTCTAAACCGAACaccataatatttttcagcATTTTCAAGTAATTGCGGTCTAAATGTCGTTGTAATAAATTGAGCATTTTCTGATAACTCATGAATCATATTAGCAACACTACTTCTATGTGCAGCATCTAAAGCAGCGTCAATTTCATCAAACAAATAAAATGGCGCGGGATCACACTTTTGAATGGCAAAAATAAGTGCAAGAGCAATTAACGTTTTTTGTCCACCAGACAAATGATTCATCTCAACACTTTCAGCATCACCACGAAAtgtacattttattttaacaccAGCAAATCGGTCCACTGATATTAGCTCATTTCCATCTGGTACAGGTCCATCATCatcttttaactttaaaattaaatcagCCTTACCTTCAGGTATTAATTGTTGGAAAACTGTATGGAAATGTTTTGTTACCATTTTAAATGTCATATTTAATGCTTCATTCTTTCTATTATCTAAAACttctattaaattttcaatagcTTTTTTACTTTTCTTTTGTTCTTGAACTCTCTTGACAAGGTCTTCTTTTTGTTGAGAAGCACGTAAAAATTGATCTAAAGCACGTTTGTTAacatttgaatattttttaagttcTACAAGACATTCTGTTAATTTTTCATCAAGTTTTTTCCTTGATAAATTCTGGAATTTCTTAAATGCATCTTGTGGCAATGTTCCAAGTTCAGCCATCTTCTTGGTTACCTCTTCATTTGTAGCTCTAATTGTTGCTAGTTTAGTACATACAACATCAGCACGTTTACCAACATCATTTAATTGATTCTccaatacttttattttttcttgttGTTCTTCTTTAGCTTTAATAAGATTAtctttttgaattttataaTCAATAAGACTTGTatcaatatcatttattttctCCATAATGTTAGATAGTCTTTCATTAGTTGATTTTAATTCTGAATTCGTTGAGGAAAGTTTATGTTTTTTATCTTCCATTGATATGTCTTGTAATTCACATCGTAATTTTTCACGTCTCCTTCTAAGATAATTTTGAAGttcattttcaattttatgtttttttgaTTCAATAACAGAACGCTCACTAACAATTCCATCtaatttttccttttttattttcatatctTTCTCTAAAATTTCCAGTATAGTTTGTTCTTCATCTGTTAATGTTGAATGAAGTGGTGTACCAATTTGATTCTGAAGTATTTCTTTCTTTGCCTCAATTTCACGAATTTTGTTTTTGTGTGTCTGAAGATGTTGTCTTTGTGGTTCAATATTCATTCCCATTCTATTAAGAGCTTCAGTCTTATGAGACAACTCTTCATTGCATAAATGATGTTCTCGACGAAgtctttttatttcttcaGTAATATTTTCAAGAGCTTGTGCTGCTTGAGCTGTACCAATTGATGCATCATTAGCACGTTTACTTATTTCATCAGAACGTTTCTTCATATCTATTTCATTTCCATTTAATTGACGTAAAACACTATTAAGTTCAAGTTTAGATCGTTTCATTTCTCTATAACCACCAGTTAAAGGGCCCCTTCGTGATATTTTATCACCATCAAGAGTGACACAATTGACATGATCAGTTTTTGAAACTCTACCACCGACATCTAATGAACCAACAACAGCTGTTTGGCCAAAAAAACTTCTTATGATTGTGTCAAATTTTGGATCATACTTCATACAATCCATAATGTGTTTAGCATCAGAATCAGTAACTAATTTTCTTGGTTTAGCGACTATACGGTTCAATGGACAAAAATTACATTCGCCAGGTAAATTTTTTGAGTTTATGTAGGATGTTATTTCTGAAGCAATTCGATCATCCTCAACAACACTATAATAAATACTGTTACCAGCAGTGGCTTCAATAgcatgataaaaaatatcatcaGCATCAATGAGATCTATTAATGGCCCATAATATCCATTAATAACATAATCGTATTttccatttttattattttctttaaaatacgTAACTGCTTTACTAATTGAATTCATTCCATGCATTAAAGAAGGAGGAATCATTCGTCTAATATCTGTCTCAACTTGACCTTTTTCTTGATTTAAATTCATCATACTTTCATGCCAATTTTTCTCCTCTCGTTGAATTTCACCTTGACGAATAGTGCATTTTTCAAGATGTGCTTTAGCCTGATTTTGATCACCTGATAATCTATCCATTCTATCCATAACTCTGTCAAGTTTTAACTTTAAACTCataatatctttttgaaTTTCTTCAGTTTCTTTCTTATCCTGTTCAATAGATCCCTCACTTTCAGCAACTCTTTCACGTAATTCTGAAAGATATCTATCcatttttttacattctCTTCTTAAATAATTGTCACGATCTTCTGTAGTTCTAAATTGATCTTGTTGTCCCTGACGAATGTAAAgatcttttcttttttgctcgcaaatttttatatcagttaaaagattattttctCTTTCAACAACATCCTTGTATGAAGGCTCTAGTTCTTCTAACTCTAATTCTCTATCATTAATTATTCTACCAACAGTAGACATTTCCTCTTCTGCTCTAGCACGATTTTTTCTTTCTCTATCAGCTTCTTCACGAAGATCAGCAATACACAATTCCAAATTAGTCTTCTTTTCAACTAAAACATTTTGTTCCTCTAACAAAACTTCCCTCTCTTCTTTAACACCTTTAAAAGTTGCTTCAAGGCGCCTTAAATCTGTTTCCCTTTTCATTGACTGTTGTTTATATTGAAGAAGAGATGATTCAATTTCATTTTGTTGAGAATTTAATTCTTCTCTTTCATGAGATAAATTATCTAACTTCCTTCGAGAATCAGTTGCTTCTTGCTCATAAATTGTATACTCAAGTGCTCTTttcattttatcatatttttgatattctCGTAAATCATTTGATTCTTCTTCTAATGTTTTTAATCTTTCATTGATAAATTCAATTGtttcttcaattttttcCAACTTATccatattttcttttaataatttagcactatcttgttttttttcatcataaaCACGCGTTCCAGCAACTTCTTTAATTAATGCTAATCTCTGAGCATCTGTAGACGTTGCTAATTCCATAATCTTACCTTgtttaacaatataataagGATTAGATTTAGAAAAACCAGCAGATTCcattaaatttacaatttcAGATCTTGAAACAATCTTTCCATCAATGTAAAATGTATCTTTTCTTTCAGAAATTTCTCTTGAAATTTTAAGATCATTAATATCATAACTCATTATTCTTCTATCAGAATTGTCAAAAACAATATCAACTCGTGCACTTCTAACTTTTTCACCAGCTCCTTCATGAAGCAAATTCAATCTGGCATCCTGAGAAAGATTAGCAAAATCATCACTTAATAGAAATTGTATGGCaaagaaaaaattactttttccAGAACCGTTTCTTCCAACAACAACATTATGCCTTTTTGACAAATCATTGATTACAGTTTTATCCTTATAACTACGAAAATTGTGAATacaaatctaaaaaaattgttttataataagtatttaaaaaaatacctcTTTAatgtacatttttttttaaaaaaaatgatttctTGTTAGTcgttaatattatttacaattgcattaagtatataaaaaacaatgCACTTTTACACAAATTACAATAGAGCAAAACATAAGAGAGCGCGCATTTATCTTAACACGTTTTAAGAGTTACACAACTCCATTGGAGaagttaatataaaaataaaagctatcgatttttattttagtttacCAGTGTTTGAATTGAATAtgaaaagtatttttttaaattattaaaaatataaattgattCTGATGACAAGtaatttattactattatttatatttgtgATTATAACATTGTCTTTTTCCCTTAATGAGGATAACACCTCTGAAAACGTCAATCCTTTTGTACCAAGTTTATATAACAATGGTAATGGTATTCACGATCAAAATAAACAAAAggatttatttattattaatggtCCATTAGTTTTCCCTCAAGAAGATTTGGCAGATCATGTATATGTTTCCATAACACAAGaaactatttataaattcaAAGCATTTTTAGGTtagtaaattaatttaatattaattattttaaaaaattattcttaagAACTAGAGtgtaatgttaaaatatatgatttaagtaatttaactaaggaagattttttaaaatgggATGAATATATTGTAATGAAATCTATTAAAACTCTCCTATTATATGACACAACAACTGGAAAggaaattgaaaataaaactgcacaagaaaaaaaatttgaaaaagataTCACTTTTAATGCTTTTGTACCAAATTGTGAGGCTTTAGAAAGTGAACCAGTTGATGAGGAACATCTAAGTCGTTCCTCTGACTTGTATTGGTTAAAGACTAAAAGAAGTGAAGCAGAAAGAATAGAATttgaagataaaataattggaGTAGTTTTTGATGTTCATCAATCTGATATATGGGCAGGGGTGTTAACTAACGACTTgccataaatatattaaactaaaaatataattcgggtttattatttttatttattattatattgttattgttattaaaatagtaatatatcattaaaaactTCATCATCTAcaccaaaaaaaataaatattataataatcaatAAAAACAACATAGAAAATATAGCACTAGAAAtactataataatttatagcttctaaaaaaatataaaaaagttccCAATAACATCTTGTTTCAGAGggacaataaaaaattcctTTTTGTAAATCAAAGTATGTTGTCATTGATGTATCCTGATAATTTAaatcatataatatttcaattgtTGTTGATTGATCctttaaagtattatttgGAAGTATCATATTAATCTTATTGATATCAGTACTATTAGCAAAAACTAATATTTGTATGTGTTTACTGCTACTactatagttttttttaatatttccaCACTTATTACAAATACACCATTGAGAAGATTGTGACgtaaaagtataattattattgtaaataatttgattaaTACCAAAATAAAGCTTATGGAAAAAACTATTGTTTATTTGGGTAATTTCTTTTCCTATCTCTAAACATTTACTAGTATTTGAAATAGAGGTAGTGTTTGCAGGATACGAAAATATAGCACTCTTGttatcaaataaaagtaCAGAGTCCATTACTTTGTCTATTTGATagtttttgattattttatgaaaatctCTAGCatcaaatatttcttttacaaTTGGAGAATGACCTCCTATAACTTTAAGTAGATctaatgaaatataaaattggtctggaattttaaaaatttcttgcGATATTAGGAATAATAAAGTAGACAgatataacattattattagtttttttttccctTTTTTAAGTGTTATATCTATACTTAGTATTATCGAAGTTTCCATGGAAACAatatcatttcttttttaactttCTTACATGAAAATGcaaatttatacatttgaAGGTTTAATTTATATCTAAATAATACTAATGATATTTTGAACATAAGGTCTATACTTTtaaagaacaaaaaaaaaattttttgcgcaattaattaaaaaaataagaaattattcaatgttagaaaattttttttttatttaaaaataaagttgttgttttttaaatatttataaataaccattttgaaaatatttttactgaAAAACAGGcggtttataaaaaaatttttatattatacatattataaatatagttaTTGATTTTTGacttcattttataaatttctttaataaagataaaatgagaattcaaaaaataaaaaattctttgcataatttttaaaagttcaaattataaaataattattttagattTAAAGTCCATTAGTTtctatgttttttttttaaataaaaacaaccattaaacaaattatttgtatataaattagAGTACATAAatgtagaaaaaataaaaaaaaaaaaatatttgtacgGAACTTATTACTTTACTTGCTTATtccatataaaaatttatattataataataaaataatgtgaTATAAAATGGCCGTAAACATAAACTTTCTGtaaataatacattataaaatttgtcCAATGAATTAAAAGAGATCCTTTatgctaaaaataaatagtttttacTACTTCATGagattacaaaaaatatttaaaataatttaaattttaagatagatttaaagtttattttttaataattcttttaagtTACTAACAGCGAAgaaaattacatttattatttatgtatagattctattaatttacatattgctataaatatattattcaagtataatattttataaaaacttagctaaaaaataatacaaacaattaaatatattgaattataagttttaataaatctatTTGTCACAATATATACGGTTTGAGTTTAGATTTATATATCTACATGTATACAAGTTGtttgattataataattttgacatcatatatatttatatttgcaaacttttttttataatgtacCATGTTATTAgttttatgtataatttaaaatcttatgtaaaaattattcagttatatatttttttttaaatatatttttactaaaagaatttttcacaatatatattttattttactagttgtaattttttttatatatataaatttttattttaaaattaaaattagcATACCACTTTATAAattgattttattataacttatgcagatataaataaatatataattctttaattaaaattaaaaaacattatttttataactcattttaataatttaacaactttttattgtttatattataaaacatttaatatttaataatttattttttaaaaactttttaatataaaattaaattaacaaacTAAATGCCTATTCTTACCCCATAGACAACAAACTGTCTTTGTAGTTCCGTAAgatgttttttttacatgTTTAATACAAACAACATCATGTATTATTAGAGATATTTGAATATCTAGGAGAACGATAGAAAGTTTAGCATTTCCCGTTGGATCACGTCGCAGAGCAAAGACAGGAGAGACAAATTCAACTGAGTTATCACTTCGTCTTGCAATGTAACTACCATCAGCATAGTGCGACTCTTGAACACTGTCAGCAACAGGTGTTATCGTTGTCGGCgtaacaatatatttattctcCTTACCCATATAAATTATCGCAGCGTTATCACTTCTCGAAAACTCAACTCTATCACCAAATGATTGTATTAATATCACCTGTCCATCACTTTTATAAAGATCTATTTGTCCTGAACTCgaatgatataataatttccATTCATCCGTTAATATAAGTGACGTCACCCCTTCATCCCCATAATAATACATGTGAAATTTTCCTGTTGAATGTTCCCACCTTCTATCACCATTGGAATATTCATAATGTTCACATTCACAGTTTTTTACAACATATTCTGTAGTATATTTGTTGTCACTATATGTAGACTTGCAATTTCCCAATGAATCCACTTCAAAATTAACAAGTTTCATTAACACACCATTATTTGGAATGTTTTCACCACAGTCAACAATTGGACTTTTCCAGCGTACATTTTTAACTGTGTCTGAAATGTTATGTTGTTTTTGTTGATTAAGTAATTCAGTACGTACAATGTCTTTGATATCAGATACAACTGATGATCTTTGAAGAAGATCCATTGTTGGAGAATTACTTTTTATGTTGTTTTTAAGAGATAATGGAAGCGATCTTCGTGCCTGTTTCTTTTCATTctctttaattaaattttctttttcttttaatgaattttcaAGTTGTGTAATTTTACTTCTTAAATTAGCAATCCTTGTATCTTTTGTTGACACAATGTCCTTATACTTATCAGCTAAATTTTGAAGACCATCCTTATCCTTTGTCAATGTCTCAATTTGTTCTCTTTGTTTTTGTACTAATTTTTGATACTTTGTTTGTTTTTCTAGCAAACCAATTTTTTCATGCTGAAATGAGTCCATTTGTTTATCTAATTCTAAAACTTGAGCTTCGAACTTTTGTTGTCTCATTGTTTCATACAAATCTTGTCTACTACGAAGTTGAAGAGAAGCATAATCAATGTGAACAATAAGATCACGCAATTGATTAGCTAGATTATCAacaatactatttttatttatttttggaGTAATTTCTTCTTCCATGACAACACCTAAGTATTTTCTGTTACCAGACATTGAAAATGAATTACTACTATTTGTTGTTACTGTTGGTGATCCATTATCTAATAAATGCGCATAcctattttttatatagcCCATTGTAGAAGCACTGCTGTTGTTTGTAATATTACTAGGTGTATATACTCTAGGAAGATCTTTTTTTTGTGATATAAATTCATCGACACTTTTTAATGTATCTTTAATTGGTAAATCagatatttcaaaatttaacgCATCATagtcttttaatttttcctCAT
This Strongyloides ratti genome assembly S_ratti_ED321, chromosome : 2 DNA region includes the following protein-coding sequences:
- a CDS encoding Structural maintenance of chromosomes protein 3, with protein sequence MYIKEICIHNFRSYKDKTVINDLSKRHNVVVGRNGSGKSNFFFAIQFLLSDDFANLSQDARLNLLHEGAGEKVRSARVDIVFDNSDRRIMSYDINDLKISREISERKDTFYIDGKIVSRSEIVNLMESAGFSKSNPYYIVKQGKIMELATSTDAQRLALIKEVAGTRVYDEKKQDSAKLLKENMDKLEKIEETIEFINERLKTLEEESNDLREYQKYDKMKRALEYTIYEQEATDSRRKLDNLSHEREELNSQQNEIESSLLQYKQQSMKRETDLRRLEATFKGVKEEREVLLEEQNVLVEKKTNLELCIADLREEADRERKNRARAEEEMSTVGRIINDRELELEELEPSYKDVVERENNLLTDIKICEQKRKDLYIRQGQQDQFRTTEDRDNYLRRECKKMDRYLSELRERVAESEGSIEQDKKETEEIQKDIMSLKLKLDRVMDRMDRLSGDQNQAKAHLEKCTIRQGEIQREEKNWHESMMNLNQEKGQVETDIRRMIPPSLMHGMNSISKAVTYFKENNKNGKYDYVINGYYGPLIDLIDADDIFYHAIEATAGNSIYYSVVEDDRIASEITSYINSKNLPGECNFCPLNRIVAKPRKLVTDSDAKHIMDCMKYDPKFDTIIRSFFGQTAVVGSLDVGGRVSKTDHVNCVTLDGDKISRRGPLTGGYREMKRSKLELNSVLRQLNGNEIDMKKRSDEISKRANDASIGTAQAAQALENITEEIKRLRREHHLCNEELSHKTEALNRMGMNIEPQRQHLQTHKNKIREIEAKKEILQNQIGTPLHSTLTDEEQTILEILEKDMKIKKEKLDGIVSERSVIESKKHKIENELQNYLRRRREKLRCELQDISMEDKKHKLSSTNSELKSTNERLSNIMEKINDIDTSLIDYKIQKDNLIKAKEEQQEKIKVLENQLNDVGKRADVVCTKLATIRATNEEVTKKMAELGTLPQDAFKKFQNLSRKKLDEKLTECLVELKKYSNVNKRALDQFLRASQQKEDLVKRVQEQKKSKKAIENLIEVLDNRKNEALNMTFKMVTKHFHTVFQQLIPEGKADLILKLKDDDGPVPDGNELISVDRFAGVKIKCTFRGDAESVEMNHLSGGQKTLIALALIFAIQKCDPAPFYLFDEIDAALDAAHRSSVANMIHELSENAQFITTTFRPQLLENAEKYYGVRFRNRVSHIDPVTKEQAYDFIIDAEKRN